One Patescibacteria group bacterium DNA window includes the following coding sequences:
- a CDS encoding translation elongation factor Ts: MKEAIIALRRATAAGVSDIQQALIEADGDQEKALELLRKRGQIKAAKKLDRATNEGLVHSYIHANGRVGVLIEVRCETDFVARNDEFQSFVHDLALQVAATAPSYVATLDVPEDVLIHERNLGRERLETTGKLAGKNEAVIEKILEGNLAKYYEEAVLLLQPSIKDESVTVQDMLTAVAAKMGENIQIKRFIRYSLGEE, translated from the coding sequence ATGAAAGAAGCAATTATCGCCCTTCGTCGTGCTACGGCCGCCGGTGTCAGTGATATTCAGCAAGCACTGATTGAAGCTGATGGCGATCAAGAAAAGGCGTTAGAGCTGCTTCGAAAGCGTGGTCAGATAAAGGCAGCCAAGAAGCTTGATAGAGCGACGAATGAAGGGTTGGTTCATAGTTACATTCATGCCAACGGCCGCGTCGGCGTGCTCATCGAAGTTCGTTGCGAAACAGATTTCGTGGCTCGCAATGATGAATTTCAATCTTTCGTTCACGATTTGGCGCTACAAGTTGCGGCGACTGCGCCAAGTTATGTCGCGACGCTGGACGTGCCTGAAGATGTGCTTATCCACGAAAGAAATCTTGGCCGTGAACGTTTGGAAACGACGGGCAAACTGGCGGGTAAGAATGAAGCGGTTATTGAGAAGATTTTAGAAGGGAACCTGGCCAAGTACTACGAAGAAGCGGTACTCTTACTGCAGCCGTCTATTAAGGACGAATCAGTAACCGTTCAAGATATGCTTACTGCCGTTGCTGCCAAGATGGGCGAAAATATTCAAATTAAACGGTTCATTCGCTACTCACTTGGCGAAGAATAA
- a CDS encoding HAD family phosphatase: MKTNKVAIFDIDGTIFRSSLLIEFNKGLVRAGVLPQKSTVEILDAYEAWVERRGSYDDYISQVVAMHARYIRGTEQRYVAAVADLVFLRHRNRVYRYTRDLVHRLAPTHSLLAISGSPAEMVQPFGHYFGFDKTWGTVYEVDTAGRYTGQVLDRRSVDDKEKILREYLAEAGLSLDDSWGVGDTETDVSFLSVVTHPIAFNPTSGLREQAKSHSWPVIVERKDVIYEI; this comes from the coding sequence ATGAAGACAAATAAAGTTGCGATTTTTGATATTGACGGAACAATTTTTCGTTCCAGTCTTCTGATTGAGTTTAACAAAGGATTGGTTCGGGCTGGCGTATTGCCACAAAAATCGACGGTAGAAATTCTTGACGCGTATGAAGCGTGGGTTGAACGACGCGGCTCCTATGACGACTATATCAGCCAGGTGGTCGCCATGCATGCCCGATATATACGCGGGACCGAGCAGCGATATGTCGCCGCTGTTGCTGATCTTGTTTTTTTGCGTCATCGAAATCGCGTGTACCGCTATACACGGGATTTAGTGCACAGGCTGGCGCCAACGCACTCGCTTTTGGCTATCTCGGGTTCACCCGCAGAAATGGTGCAACCTTTCGGTCACTACTTTGGCTTTGATAAAACATGGGGCACTGTTTATGAAGTTGATACGGCTGGTCGATATACCGGTCAGGTTTTGGATCGTCGTTCAGTAGACGATAAGGAAAAGATTTTGAGGGAATACTTAGCGGAGGCTGGTTTATCGCTCGATGATTCTTGGGGCGTGGGAGACACTGAAACCGACGTGAGTTTCTTGTCTGTTGTTACCCATCCGATTGCTTTTAATCCTACGTCAGGATTACGTGAACAGGCGAAGTCTCATTCGTGGCCAGTGATTGTGGAGCGGAAAGACGTTATTTATGAGATTTAA
- the rplJ gene encoding 50S ribosomal protein L10, with protein sequence MPKTREKKHEEIEALVAEAQKAKGVVFANFAGLTVGEVSALRRECQVKGVTYLVAKKTLLKRAFEAVGITADPKQIQGNVAVIFGSEDELAPAKVISGFAKTHDKLQFSGGLMSTPSGWHLLSVADVKGLAMLPSKEELIAKLVGSLAAPLRGTLGVLSGPSRSLVQVLSAIAQTKS encoded by the coding sequence ATGCCAAAAACACGAGAAAAAAAGCACGAAGAAATTGAAGCTTTAGTTGCCGAAGCGCAAAAGGCCAAGGGTGTTGTATTTGCAAACTTTGCCGGTCTGACTGTCGGCGAGGTGAGCGCGCTACGACGAGAGTGCCAAGTTAAGGGCGTTACGTATCTCGTTGCTAAAAAGACGCTCCTCAAAAGGGCTTTCGAAGCGGTTGGCATAACGGCTGATCCAAAACAAATTCAGGGTAACGTTGCCGTGATTTTTGGTTCCGAGGATGAGCTTGCCCCAGCAAAAGTTATTAGCGGTTTTGCGAAGACGCACGATAAGCTTCAGTTTTCTGGTGGTCTGATGTCGACGCCAAGTGGCTGGCATCTTTTGTCAGTTGCCGACGTAAAAGGTTTGGCCATGTTGCCAAGCAAAGAAGAGCTTATTGCTAAGCTGGTTGGTTCACTGGCGGCGCCATTACGTGGCACCTTGGGTGTTTTGTCTGGTCCTAGCCGGTCACTCGTGCAAGTGCTTTCGGCAATTGCGCAGACCAAATCATAA
- the gap gene encoding type I glyceraldehyde-3-phosphate dehydrogenase: protein MALKVAINGFGRIGRAAFRILQERKVEVVAINDLTDPETLATLLKYDSVYGRASFPVSFDESAILIDKKRYPILTEKDPSLLPWAELRVDVVLECTGRFTVDDAAKAHIAAGARRVIVSAPTKGGETKTYLFGVNADTYQDDAIISNASCTTNCVGPVSAIIEEAFGIEKAALTTVHSYTAEQNLVDGPVPPLHKDLRRARAAGINIVPTSTGAAVATTKILPSLTGKFDGMAIRVPTAVGSLSDFTFLTKRVVTAEEVNAAFVAAAATPRFEGILAVTTDPIVSTDIIGDSHSAIVDLSLTKVIDGNLLKVIAWYDNEWGYANRLVDMALLAAKSL, encoded by the coding sequence ATGGCTCTAAAAGTTGCCATTAACGGCTTCGGGCGCATCGGTCGCGCTGCTTTTAGAATTCTACAAGAACGAAAAGTAGAAGTGGTTGCGATTAATGATTTGACTGACCCGGAAACCTTGGCGACGCTTTTAAAGTACGACTCTGTCTATGGCCGAGCGTCTTTTCCCGTGTCGTTTGATGAATCTGCGATTCTTATAGACAAAAAGCGCTATCCCATCTTGACCGAAAAAGATCCGAGTTTGCTGCCGTGGGCAGAACTTCGCGTTGACGTCGTGCTTGAGTGCACTGGTCGTTTTACGGTTGACGATGCGGCCAAGGCGCACATTGCCGCCGGCGCTCGTCGGGTTATCGTTTCGGCCCCTACCAAGGGCGGTGAGACCAAAACGTACCTATTCGGGGTAAATGCGGACACTTACCAGGACGACGCTATTATCTCTAATGCCTCGTGTACAACCAACTGCGTTGGTCCGGTGAGTGCGATTATTGAAGAAGCCTTTGGTATTGAGAAGGCGGCGCTTACAACCGTACATTCGTATACTGCCGAACAAAATTTGGTCGACGGTCCAGTACCTCCACTGCATAAAGATTTGCGACGGGCTCGCGCTGCCGGAATTAATATTGTCCCGACCTCGACCGGCGCCGCCGTAGCCACCACAAAAATACTGCCGAGCTTAACGGGCAAGTTTGACGGTATGGCAATTCGCGTCCCAACCGCCGTCGGTTCTTTGTCAGATTTCACGTTTCTCACGAAGCGTGTCGTCACCGCTGAAGAAGTAAACGCCGCTTTTGTAGCCGCCGCGGCCACCCCTCGTTTTGAAGGTATTCTGGCGGTAACCACCGACCCGATTGTTTCAACAGATATTATCGGTGACTCGCACTCTGCTATTGTTGACCTTTCTTTAACAAAAGTGATTGATGGAAATCTTTTAAAAGTTATTGCCTGGTATGACAACGAGTGGGGGTACGCCAATCGATTAGTTGATATGGCGCTGCTCGCCGCTAAGTCTCTATAG
- the pgk gene encoding phosphoglycerate kinase, translating into MKRSLPTITDDAKLAGRRVLVRIAADVPLVGNRVTDDSRLREALPTVVRLLRANAKVILLGHLGRPKGRVQSALSLKPVAERLRQLLPSDVGDVTFVSSWNHPTVETAVRRLRNRNILFLENLRFLKGEEANDKGLAKWLATLGDVYVNECISNSHRAHASIAGVPKYIPHYIGWEFAKELNALQDVAAKPTQPFVLLIGGVKVEDKVPMLVQLAAEAKAILVGGAVANTCLRLRGVGIGKSAFLSRPPRALKSVLLKRVRYAGVRGALLQVPLDVVVAKRSNGPYRLVRFARGETVAPTETIFDIGPETTRLYATFIKKAETILWNGPLGMVEVPPFDQGTKAIARLVAGRSRGLAYGVVGGGDTVGLFDQLGIRGDLDYCSTAGGAMLTYLANKPLPGLVALGVK; encoded by the coding sequence ATGAAAAGGTCGTTACCGACAATAACCGATGATGCAAAGCTGGCTGGACGGCGAGTGTTGGTTCGCATCGCCGCCGACGTTCCTCTGGTTGGTAATCGGGTGACCGACGATTCGAGATTACGTGAAGCATTGCCGACCGTTGTTCGGTTACTGCGGGCAAATGCGAAAGTTATTCTTCTTGGTCACCTCGGTCGACCGAAAGGTCGTGTACAGTCGGCCTTATCGCTTAAGCCAGTGGCAGAGCGACTACGGCAACTTTTACCTTCAGACGTGGGCGACGTTACGTTTGTCAGTAGTTGGAATCACCCCACGGTTGAAACGGCAGTGCGTCGACTTCGCAATAGAAATATTCTTTTTTTAGAAAATTTGCGCTTTCTCAAAGGCGAGGAAGCAAATGATAAAGGCTTGGCCAAGTGGTTAGCGACTCTTGGAGACGTGTATGTGAATGAGTGCATATCAAACTCGCATCGCGCACACGCATCTATTGCCGGCGTGCCAAAATATATACCTCACTATATCGGCTGGGAGTTTGCGAAAGAACTTAACGCATTGCAGGATGTAGCCGCCAAACCGACACAACCGTTCGTTTTGCTGATTGGTGGGGTAAAAGTTGAGGACAAAGTACCAATGCTTGTGCAGCTAGCAGCCGAGGCCAAAGCAATACTCGTTGGTGGCGCGGTGGCGAATACCTGTTTGCGACTGCGAGGCGTCGGTATTGGAAAATCTGCTTTTCTTTCTCGGCCGCCCCGTGCCTTGAAGTCAGTCTTATTGAAGCGAGTACGGTATGCGGGCGTACGGGGTGCATTGTTGCAGGTCCCGCTTGATGTTGTTGTGGCTAAGCGAAGCAATGGTCCGTATCGTTTGGTTCGTTTTGCTCGCGGAGAGACCGTTGCCCCTACGGAAACCATTTTTGACATTGGACCAGAGACGACACGACTGTATGCGACGTTTATTAAAAAGGCCGAGACGATACTTTGGAACGGTCCGTTGGGTATGGTTGAAGTGCCCCCCTTTGATCAAGGCACAAAAGCTATTGCCCGGTTAGTCGCCGGTCGCTCTCGAGGATTAGCGTACGGTGTGGTTGGTGGTGGTGACACGGTTGGCCTGTTTGATCAGCTTGGTATTCGTGGTGATCTTGATTACTGTTCAACGGCAGGGGGCGCCATGCTGACCTACTTAGCGAACAAACCTCTTCCGGGCTTAGTGGCTCTTGGAGTAAAGTAA
- the prfA gene encoding peptide chain release factor 1, whose protein sequence is MNAPQEQQLRERLITLENELAELSTAGNSVALRRASEEHREVTRGLALFTTAHTLTQRLAEAETLIRDEDAELRNIAEIEVEELKIKQAAALLALDEYLHPADPRDNKNTIIEIRAAAGGDEAGLFAGELLRMYNRYAETHNWRTRLLSSSSTGIGGYKEVIFAIEGERVYSRLKFESGVHRVQRVPDTEKSGRIHTSTATVAVMAEADEIDITIDPKDLDIKASTAGGHGGQSVNTTYSAIRILHRPSGIVVQCQDERNFQQNKIKAMEVLRARLFAAESTRQQMAEASARKEQVGTGERSEKIRTYNVPQDRVTDHRLSDNFNGVQRILDGNLDDIIDQLKIVERAKRERT, encoded by the coding sequence GTGAACGCGCCTCAAGAACAACAACTCCGCGAGCGACTCATTACGCTCGAAAACGAACTGGCTGAGCTCAGCACGGCCGGCAATTCTGTGGCGCTCAGACGAGCCTCTGAAGAACATCGTGAGGTTACCCGAGGCCTTGCCCTCTTCACAACCGCTCACACGTTGACACAAAGACTAGCCGAAGCTGAGACACTCATTCGCGACGAAGACGCGGAATTGCGTAACATAGCCGAAATTGAAGTTGAAGAATTGAAAATAAAACAAGCGGCGGCGCTCTTGGCGCTCGACGAGTATCTCCACCCGGCCGACCCGAGAGATAATAAAAACACAATTATCGAAATTCGAGCGGCGGCCGGTGGTGACGAGGCCGGCTTATTTGCTGGTGAATTGTTGCGCATGTACAACCGCTATGCGGAAACACACAACTGGCGCACCAGACTGCTCAGTTCCAGCAGCACGGGCATTGGCGGCTACAAAGAAGTCATTTTTGCTATCGAAGGTGAGCGTGTGTATAGCCGATTAAAATTCGAAAGCGGGGTCCATCGAGTACAACGGGTCCCTGACACCGAGAAAAGTGGTCGTATTCATACCTCCACCGCCACGGTGGCGGTGATGGCCGAAGCTGACGAAATTGATATAACGATTGACCCAAAAGATTTAGACATTAAAGCGTCGACGGCTGGTGGCCATGGCGGACAATCTGTTAACACAACCTACTCAGCCATCCGTATCCTGCACCGACCATCGGGCATTGTGGTGCAGTGCCAAGATGAACGAAACTTTCAGCAAAATAAGATTAAGGCTATGGAAGTACTCCGAGCTCGACTTTTTGCCGCTGAAAGCACGCGGCAGCAAATGGCCGAGGCCAGCGCTAGAAAAGAACAGGTCGGCACTGGCGAACGCTCAGAAAAAATTCGCACCTACAACGTTCCCCAAGATAGAGTGACCGACCATCGACTCAGCGATAATTTCAACGGCGTCCAGCGCATACTCGATGGCAACTTAGACGACATTATTGATCAACTCAAAATAGTAGAACGTGCCAAGCGCGAACGTACATAA
- a CDS encoding UMP kinase, producing the protein MNNWSVISLGGSIIVPDAISVSFLRRFRTLLLSFPSRRFAIICGGGNTNRIYNAAAKAIGKPTDDDLDWIGIRSLTLNAELLRSAFGSQAYASVIANPADLKQLPKERIIIGAAYKPGCSSDLDAVLWAKRLQSKLVLNLSNITHVYSADPKRDKSAVPLSKLSWPAYRRIVGNHWTPRLNSPFDPKAAALAEKLGIAANIMDGRKLVNVRRAIQGKSFVGTRLG; encoded by the coding sequence ATGAATAACTGGAGTGTCATTTCTCTTGGTGGTTCGATTATAGTTCCAGATGCTATTTCGGTTAGCTTCCTTCGACGGTTTCGCACATTACTCTTGTCATTTCCGAGTCGTCGATTCGCTATAATTTGTGGCGGTGGTAATACCAATCGGATCTATAACGCAGCCGCGAAAGCAATAGGTAAACCAACTGACGACGACCTTGATTGGATTGGGATTCGGTCATTAACGTTGAATGCCGAATTGCTGCGGTCAGCCTTTGGTTCACAAGCGTATGCAAGCGTAATCGCGAATCCAGCGGACTTGAAGCAACTGCCGAAAGAGCGAATTATCATCGGCGCGGCGTATAAGCCAGGTTGTTCGTCTGATCTTGATGCCGTGCTGTGGGCCAAGCGACTTCAGTCGAAGCTGGTTTTGAACCTTTCTAACATCACGCATGTCTATAGTGCTGATCCGAAACGCGATAAGTCGGCCGTACCGCTGTCAAAACTTTCTTGGCCGGCGTACCGTCGCATTGTGGGAAACCATTGGACGCCACGCCTTAATTCGCCATTTGATCCAAAAGCCGCCGCCTTAGCAGAGAAACTGGGTATAGCGGCCAATATTATGGATGGCCGAAAGCTAGTAAACGTGCGTCGCGCTATACAAGGCAAATCTTTCGTTGGTACTCGTTTGGGGTAG
- the mltG gene encoding endolytic transglycosylase MltG, whose translation MKTARSFSLFFLAVGALVFALLLYLGNFTNTLLRPAGNGEATVMVAIPSGSSLRTISDTLARSGVVTNPRAFQVYVWLRGWSKSIKAGEYELPRNLNVRELAYVLLDGNPTFNERTITVIEGWTVSEVAHYLATQGVVNEDDFLKAVNRQAAHATVSVMSDKPASASLEGYLFPDSYRIYKGASADEVIAKMLSTLDQKFTSEMREAVAARGGTVYETLILASILEREIKHQEDLPRAAGVFMNRLAAGELLQSDATLNYVLPENERSERLSLEQVGATSPYNTYRNPGLPPTPISNPGLAAIRAAVYPATTKEWYFLTDKSGVTHFAETYAEHLANKRQYFNGQ comes from the coding sequence ATGAAGACGGCTCGGTCTTTTTCTTTATTTTTTCTTGCGGTAGGCGCATTGGTATTTGCGCTTCTTTTGTATCTCGGTAACTTTACTAATACGTTGTTGCGTCCAGCGGGGAATGGTGAAGCGACAGTTATGGTCGCAATTCCCTCGGGCAGTAGTTTGAGAACAATTAGCGATACACTGGCACGGTCAGGTGTTGTTACCAATCCACGTGCTTTTCAAGTCTATGTGTGGCTACGTGGTTGGTCGAAATCAATTAAAGCAGGGGAGTACGAACTACCACGAAACCTTAATGTACGGGAACTTGCCTACGTGCTTCTCGATGGTAACCCAACGTTCAATGAGCGAACCATCACGGTGATTGAAGGATGGACGGTCAGTGAGGTAGCGCACTACTTGGCGACGCAAGGGGTCGTTAATGAGGACGATTTTTTAAAAGCGGTGAATCGCCAAGCGGCGCACGCCACCGTGTCTGTTATGTCGGACAAACCGGCCAGTGCTTCACTTGAAGGCTATCTTTTTCCAGATAGTTATCGAATTTATAAAGGGGCAAGTGCAGACGAGGTAATTGCTAAGATGCTCAGCACGCTAGATCAAAAGTTCACGTCTGAAATGCGCGAAGCGGTTGCGGCTCGTGGCGGCACGGTATATGAAACGTTAATTTTGGCGAGTATTTTAGAACGAGAAATAAAACATCAGGAAGATTTACCACGCGCGGCCGGAGTGTTTATGAACCGGCTAGCCGCCGGTGAATTATTACAATCAGACGCGACGCTTAACTATGTGTTGCCTGAGAACGAACGTTCCGAGCGCCTAAGCCTCGAGCAAGTTGGGGCGACGTCTCCGTATAATACCTATCGTAATCCCGGATTGCCACCAACACCCATTAGCAATCCAGGTCTTGCCGCTATTCGGGCCGCCGTGTATCCCGCCACAACAAAAGAGTGGTACTTTTTGACAGACAAATCAGGGGTAACGCATTTTGCTGAAACATACGCTGAGCACCTAGCAAATAAGCGTCAGTATTTTAACGGACAGTAA
- the mutM gene encoding bifunctional DNA-formamidopyrimidine glycosylase/DNA-(apurinic or apyrimidinic site) lyase, translating to MPELPEVETLRCDLSRRIIGEVIESVSVGNRKMVSPAKSFSRLLKGQRITAVNRRGKLLILDVASGLRLHVHLKMTGQLVYRRGRVLVVGGHAILGATAVPNSYTQLLFRFRNKGELYFNDQRQFGYAKILTLAASDEVVQRFGPEPLAKNFTRARLTSQLARRSRTSLKAALLDQSVLAGVGNIYADEICFRAGLRPERQVQSLTQNDQQRLWRSIRAILQRSVRLRGTMRSTYRRDDARDGRYWPYIAVYGRGGKPCRNCGTPLERFRVAGRGTVCCPICQR from the coding sequence ATGCCTGAACTTCCTGAGGTTGAAACGCTTCGTTGCGATCTGTCACGACGGATTATCGGCGAAGTAATTGAGAGTGTTTCTGTCGGTAATAGGAAAATGGTTTCGCCAGCCAAATCTTTCTCCCGCTTACTGAAAGGTCAGCGTATTACGGCGGTCAACCGGCGCGGTAAGCTGCTCATACTAGACGTAGCGAGTGGGTTGCGGCTGCATGTACATTTGAAAATGACCGGTCAGTTGGTGTATCGCAGAGGACGGGTGCTCGTTGTTGGCGGACATGCCATTCTCGGCGCGACAGCGGTTCCGAATTCGTATACCCAGTTACTGTTTCGGTTTCGGAATAAGGGCGAGCTCTATTTTAATGACCAGCGGCAGTTCGGGTATGCAAAAATACTCACCCTAGCCGCCTCTGACGAGGTAGTACAACGTTTTGGCCCTGAACCGCTAGCCAAAAATTTCACCCGAGCGCGTTTGACGTCGCAGCTTGCAAGACGTTCTCGTACGTCACTTAAAGCTGCCCTTTTAGATCAATCGGTTCTGGCTGGTGTTGGAAATATTTATGCGGACGAAATATGCTTTCGAGCGGGTCTTCGACCCGAACGTCAAGTCCAGTCACTAACGCAGAACGACCAGCAGCGCTTGTGGCGTAGCATTCGTGCAATTCTTCAGCGCAGCGTTCGACTACGGGGGACAATGCGAAGTACGTATCGGAGAGATGATGCTCGTGATGGGCGATATTGGCCATACATCGCAGTGTATGGCCGAGGCGGAAAACCGTGTCGAAATTGTGGCACCCCACTTGAACGGTTTCGAGTGGCCGGTAGGGGAACCGTGTGCTGCCCGATATGCCAGCGATGA
- the gpmI gene encoding 2,3-bisphosphoglycerate-independent phosphoglycerate mutase has product MIARQPFVLVILDGWGIAPAGPGNAIALAHKPTYDALIERYPATTVTASGDAVGLLHNAAGNSEAGHMNLGGGRIVKQQVRIISDAIEDGSFFTNPAFSSLLHHVTSGTRRVHLMGLLSSDQSPHSHPSHLVALRQLCRDAGVSVFFHLFTDGRDSSPRAAADFLNAFDLHPSERIASICGRAYAMDRKNDWSRTAAAYNMLVDGRGAQADSAASAIAAAYARGETDEFITPTVIDVDGCVQDGDGVLFFNFRADRARQLTKAFVQPDFEVKNQPAFARRLLANLAFVTLTDYGPELTKVKFGYPEITVAESLPFALQLLRQCYIGESEKFAHVTYFFNGGHAGPVAGEERIRISSPDVLHYDTAPDMAAVEITDAVLSSIATEKTEFIVVNFANADMLGHTENIAAAVRGVECIDRCLGRIVNAALKKHGTVLITADHGNAEIMRTPDGQPFTEHTTSPVPCIVVSEQLRANRQSLRPGILADIAPTVLELLRLPKPEGMTGTSLIS; this is encoded by the coding sequence ATGATTGCTCGACAGCCGTTCGTTTTAGTAATCCTCGATGGGTGGGGTATTGCACCAGCCGGGCCGGGGAACGCTATCGCCCTTGCTCATAAGCCAACCTATGATGCGCTTATTGAGCGTTATCCAGCAACGACAGTTACCGCTTCGGGGGACGCAGTTGGTTTGTTACACAATGCGGCTGGAAACTCCGAAGCTGGTCACATGAATCTTGGTGGTGGTCGAATTGTGAAGCAGCAAGTGCGTATTATTTCTGACGCTATTGAAGATGGTTCTTTTTTTACTAATCCAGCGTTTTCTTCCTTGCTTCATCATGTTACAAGCGGCACGCGCCGAGTGCATTTGATGGGATTGTTATCAAGTGACCAAAGCCCGCATAGCCATCCGTCGCACCTGGTGGCACTCCGACAGTTATGCCGTGATGCGGGTGTTTCCGTTTTTTTTCATCTCTTTACAGATGGCCGCGATTCGTCGCCGCGCGCCGCAGCAGATTTTTTGAATGCGTTTGACCTGCACCCCAGTGAGCGCATTGCTTCGATTTGTGGGCGAGCGTATGCAATGGATCGTAAGAATGATTGGTCGAGAACAGCAGCTGCGTACAACATGCTCGTCGATGGTCGCGGTGCACAGGCCGACAGCGCAGCCTCGGCAATTGCCGCAGCGTACGCGCGCGGTGAAACAGACGAGTTTATTACGCCGACAGTTATCGACGTCGACGGTTGCGTTCAAGACGGAGATGGGGTGCTGTTTTTTAATTTTCGAGCCGATCGGGCTCGACAATTAACAAAAGCGTTTGTGCAACCTGACTTTGAAGTAAAAAACCAGCCGGCCTTTGCCCGACGTCTACTTGCCAACCTGGCGTTCGTTACGCTGACTGATTATGGCCCTGAACTGACGAAGGTGAAGTTTGGTTATCCTGAAATCACCGTGGCCGAGAGTTTGCCTTTTGCGCTGCAGTTACTACGGCAGTGTTATATTGGAGAGAGTGAAAAATTTGCCCACGTGACCTACTTTTTTAATGGTGGCCATGCTGGCCCGGTTGCTGGTGAAGAGCGTATTCGCATTTCTTCGCCTGACGTCTTGCATTACGATACAGCGCCAGATATGGCTGCGGTAGAAATTACCGACGCAGTTTTGTCATCAATCGCTACAGAAAAAACTGAGTTCATTGTTGTTAATTTTGCGAACGCCGATATGCTGGGGCATACGGAAAACATAGCCGCGGCGGTGCGTGGGGTGGAATGTATTGATCGGTGTCTCGGGAGAATAGTGAACGCTGCTTTAAAAAAACACGGAACAGTTCTTATTACCGCTGACCATGGTAATGCTGAAATCATGCGCACTCCTGACGGTCAACCATTCACCGAACATACCACTTCGCCAGTACCTTGCATTGTCGTGAGTGAGCAGCTGCGAGCGAATCGCCAATCACTTCGGCCTGGCATTCTCGCTGATATTGCGCCGACAGTTCTTGAGCTTCTGCGCCTACCTAAGCCAGAGGGCATGACCGGTACGTCGCTTATTAGCTAA
- the rpsB gene encoding 30S ribosomal protein S2: protein MSQTITNKKSGSPTLLELLKAGVHFGHLTSKWHPKMAPFIFSSRQGVHIINLEATQQQLAKALDFIRETVAKGGSILFVGTKKQIQDYVKEAASSVNMPYVHDRWIGGMLTNFAVIGKMIARHKELGRLLGENGFADNTKKERLERQREYARLEGVIGGISNLERLPEAIFLIDVRRERTAVHEATRVGVPIVALCDTNVNPGTVQYPIPANDDGVSALKLMIDQAVDAIRDGIAERGTRIATAAAAKE, encoded by the coding sequence ATGTCACAAACCATCACCAATAAGAAATCTGGTTCGCCAACCCTCCTCGAGCTGTTAAAGGCCGGGGTTCATTTTGGTCATCTCACCTCAAAGTGGCACCCAAAAATGGCACCCTTTATATTTTCTTCCCGACAAGGTGTCCACATTATCAATCTAGAAGCCACGCAGCAGCAGCTCGCCAAGGCGCTCGATTTTATTCGAGAAACTGTTGCCAAAGGGGGATCCATACTATTTGTCGGCACGAAGAAGCAAATTCAGGATTACGTAAAAGAAGCCGCCTCATCAGTTAATATGCCGTACGTTCATGACCGCTGGATTGGTGGCATGCTCACGAACTTTGCTGTTATCGGGAAAATGATTGCGCGCCACAAGGAGCTTGGTCGTTTGCTTGGCGAAAATGGGTTTGCTGATAACACGAAGAAAGAGCGACTCGAACGACAGCGAGAGTATGCCCGACTGGAAGGCGTTATTGGTGGTATTTCAAACCTGGAGCGTTTGCCAGAAGCTATTTTCCTCATCGACGTTCGTCGTGAGCGAACGGCTGTACATGAGGCGACTCGCGTTGGTGTCCCGATTGTGGCCCTTTGCGACACAAACGTGAACCCTGGAACCGTGCAGTACCCAATTCCAGCCAACGATGATGGGGTTAGTGCCTTGAAGTTAATGATTGATCAGGCGGTTGATGCTATTCGTGACGGTATCGCTGAAAGAGGCACCAGAATTGCCACGGCTGCAGCTGCGAAAGAATAA
- a CDS encoding NUDIX hydrolase encodes MSEIKPWKILQSDYVVENEKYRLRKDICQVPDGTIIQDYFVREEPDAVIMCCVTKDNNVVLVRQYRHGLGATTLEFPGGYISRHDINAVEAMRRELMEETGFSVDRVEPLGTFILAPSTAAAKVTVYLGTDGERITAPQYIPDEHTEVELVTVAALPELLKNPDFVSMVHVAALSLALSALGGHDKQ; translated from the coding sequence ATGAGCGAAATAAAACCCTGGAAAATTTTGCAGTCAGACTACGTTGTTGAGAATGAAAAGTATCGATTACGCAAAGACATTTGTCAGGTACCCGATGGCACTATTATTCAAGATTATTTTGTTCGCGAAGAGCCGGACGCGGTTATTATGTGTTGCGTCACGAAAGACAATAACGTTGTGCTCGTCCGACAGTATCGTCATGGTCTTGGTGCCACGACGTTAGAGTTTCCCGGCGGATATATTAGTCGGCATGATATCAATGCTGTTGAGGCCATGCGACGCGAGTTGATGGAGGAAACAGGTTTTTCTGTTGATCGTGTCGAGCCGCTTGGCACATTTATATTGGCGCCGTCAACGGCCGCGGCTAAAGTGACGGTGTATTTAGGAACTGACGGAGAACGTATTACTGCGCCGCAGTATATTCCGGATGAACATACCGAGGTAGAGCTGGTAACGGTCGCCGCACTGCCCGAGTTACTTAAGAACCCGGATTTTGTGAGTATGGTACACGTTGCAGCGTTATCACTAGCGCTCAGCGCGCTCGGCGGTCACGACAAACAGTAA